In Felis catus isolate Fca126 chromosome E1, F.catus_Fca126_mat1.0, whole genome shotgun sequence, the following proteins share a genomic window:
- the SOCS3 gene encoding suppressor of cytokine signaling 3, translating into MVTHSKFPAAGMSRPLDTSLRLKTFSSKSEYQLVVNAVRKLQESGFYWSAVTGGEANLLLSAEPAGTFLIRDSSDQRHFFTLSVKTQSGTKNLRIQCEGGSFSLQSDPRSTQPVPRFDCVLKLVHHYMPPPGAPALPPPPAEPSSEVPEQPPAQPLAGSPPRRAYYIYSGGEKIPLVLSRPLSSNVATLQHLCRKTVNGHLDSYEKVTQLPGPIREFLDQYDAPL; encoded by the coding sequence ATGGTCACCCACAGCAAGTTTCCCGCCGCCGGGATGAGCCGCCCCCTGGACACCAGCCTGCGCCTCAAGACCTTCAGTTCCAAGAGCGAGTACCAGCTGGTGGTGAACGCAGTGCGCAAGCTGCAGGAGAGCGGCTTCTACTGGAGCGCCGTGACGGGCGGCGAGGCGAACCTGCTGCTCAGCGCCGAGCCCGCCGGCACCTTCCTCATCCGCGACAGCTCGGACCAGCGCCACTTCTTCACGCTCAGCGTCAAGACCCAGTCGGGGACCAAGAACCTGCGCATCCAGTGCGAGGGGGGCAGCTTTTCGCTGCAGAGCGACCCCCGGAGCACGCAGCCGGTGCCCCGCTTCGACTGCGTGCTCAAGCTGGTGCACCACTACATGccgccccccggcgcccccgccTTGCCCCCTCCACCCGCCGAACCCTCCTCCGAGGTGCCGGAGCAGCCGCCGGCCCAGCCGCTGGCGGGGAGTCCCCCCAGGAGAGCCTATTACATCTACTCCGGGGGCGAGAAGATCCCTCTGGTGTTGAGCCGGCCCCTCTCCTCCAACGTGGCCACTCTCCAACATCTCTGTCGGAAGACCGTCAACGGCCACCTGGACTCCTATGAGAAAGTCACCCAGCTGCCTGGGCCCATTCGGGAATTCCTGGACCAGTACGATGCCCCTCTTTAA